Proteins from a genomic interval of Bombus affinis isolate iyBomAffi1 chromosome 14, iyBomAffi1.2, whole genome shotgun sequence:
- the LOC126923805 gene encoding uncharacterized protein LOC126923805 isoform X3 — MGVEGRRSPSASPERVRIQRQVKSTPTVEIYRPPAARRARNELQTNMDQVQIQATADSSTAKSSRQRRPDRAVYVPRHRRSLETEGSPQPVESIRVSRSVKDNLSSASHGQSKSSLDIKETDSSLQQSIECEQKELNTCFDDNQSNDESEINICLQEDPKDPTSSVIPEGLTMETSKKITTKQLDNLNEDVPNDTDSTTAPEIKCETTDTLQSGTIEEQEISSNSGEDNNNLDSVETCIYSKVNINEEIDRSDKCNNDIVVTNSNANNKQRTEISNKDEITNQKNAQMMRRNMVSNVLIISDSVQEEPQQPIKEVIPIPTAPPEKKVKKVVRQKSKPAPPPSPPIKKINRDECDWDSLFDDNGDCLDPTLIEELTAAVGNVVIEQPKSDYKPYTKHIEVSSDEFAHVVEIYNFPSEFKTSDLAAVFSPFKNGGFELKWVDDTHCLGVFSSPLVAAEVLASDHAFVKTRPLSEATALSKTKAKRSAEFLQPYRSRPETCAALARRLVTGALGVKLATARQEREHEKNVLREAKEKRRLANKQREDAWEGIIPEK, encoded by the exons ATGGGCGTTGAAGGTCGACGATCGCCCTCCGCATCTCCAGAACGCGTACGAATTCAAAGACAAG TAAAATCAACGCCAACGGTTGAAATCTATAGGCCGCCAGCTGCTAGGAGGGCCAGAAATGAACTTCAAACAAATATGGACCAAGTTCAAATACAAGCAACTGCAGATTCATCTACTGCAAA ATCTTCTCGTCAGAGAAGGCCAGATCGCGCAGTTTATGTACCAAGACATCGTAGAAGTTTGGAAACAGAAGGGAGTCCTCAGCCAGTAGAATCTATTCGTGTGAGTCGTTCAGTTAAGGACAATCTGTCCTCTGCTTCTCATGGCCAATCAAAATCAAGTTTAGATATCAAAGAAACAGATTCTAGTTTACAACAAAGTATAGAATGTGAACAAAAGGAATTAAATACGTGTTTTGATGATAATCAAAGTAATGATGAATCTGAAATTAATATCTGTCTGCAAGAAGATCCAAAGGACCCGACTTCTTCTGTTATTCCAGAAGGACTTACGATGGAAACTAGTAAGAAAATAACAACTAAGCAGTTAGATAATCTAAATGAAGATGTGCCAAATGATACAGACAGTACTACTGCTCCTGAAATTAAATGTGAGACAACTGATACACTTCAGTCAGGAACTATTGAAGAACAAGAAATCTCTAGTAATTCTGGTGAAGATAACAATAACTTAGACTCAGTTGAGACATGTATATATAGTAAAGTTAATATTAATGAAGAAATAGACAGATCTGATAAATGTAATAACGATATTGTTGTAACTAATTCAAATGCAAATAATAAACAACGTACGGAAATTTCAAATAAGGACGAGATAACAAACCAAAAGAACGCGCAAATGATGCGTCGCAATATGGTATCAAACGTGCTGATTATCTCAGATAGTGTACAGGAAGAACCACAACAACCTATTAAGGAAGTTATTCCTATTCCTACAGCACCACCAGAGAAGAAAGTAAAAAAGGTTGTGCGTCAGAAAAGTAAACCTGCACCTCCACCTTCTCCACCAATTAAAAAGATTAATAGGGATGAATGTGACTGGGACAGTTTATTCGACGATAATGGTGATTGTCTAGATCCAACTCTTATCGAGGAG TTAACAGCGGCTGTTGGTAATGTTGTGATAGAACAACCGAAAAGCGATTACAAACCTTACACTAAACACATCGAGGTATCCAGCGACGAATTTGCTCATGTTgttgaaatttacaatttccCATCAGAATTTAAAACCAGCGATTTAGCAGCTGTTTTTAGTCCTTTTAAGAATGGTGGGTTTGAACTAAAGTGGGTAGATGACACACACTGTCTTGGAGTCTTCAGTAGTCCTCTTGTTG CTGCTGAAGTATTGGCTTCGGACCATGCATTTGTTAAAACACGACCCCTGAGCGAGGCCACAGCCTTGAGTAAAACAAAAGCAAAAAGGAGCGCGGAATTTTTACAGCCGTACAGAAGTCGTCCAGAAACTTGCGCGGCATTAGCCAGACGACTGGTTACAGGTGCTTTAGGTGTAAAATTAGCTACTGCTAGGCAAGAACGCGAACATGAGAAAAATGTATTACGTGAGGCTAAAG AAAAACGTAGATTAGCCAACAAACAGCGGGAAGATGCGTGGGAAGGCATTATACCTGAAAAGTAG
- the LOC126923805 gene encoding uncharacterized protein LOC126923805 isoform X1: MSLQDSLFSEDVEHDVTLFSRDKKRKRVLVFPPVNNYRRYIIHQLVQDRFADLHTFSIGQGSARRTVVCYKSDVIRDPKLNGEQCTTSCVTKGTGTLFEMGVEGRRSPSASPERVRIQRQVKSTPTVEIYRPPAARRARNELQTNMDQVQIQATADSSTAKSSRQRRPDRAVYVPRHRRSLETEGSPQPVESIRVSRSVKDNLSSASHGQSKSSLDIKETDSSLQQSIECEQKELNTCFDDNQSNDESEINICLQEDPKDPTSSVIPEGLTMETSKKITTKQLDNLNEDVPNDTDSTTAPEIKCETTDTLQSGTIEEQEISSNSGEDNNNLDSVETCIYSKVNINEEIDRSDKCNNDIVVTNSNANNKQRTEISNKDEITNQKNAQMMRRNMVSNVLIISDSVQEEPQQPIKEVIPIPTAPPEKKVKKVVRQKSKPAPPPSPPIKKINRDECDWDSLFDDNGDCLDPTLIEELTAAVGNVVIEQPKSDYKPYTKHIEVSSDEFAHVVEIYNFPSEFKTSDLAAVFSPFKNGGFELKWVDDTHCLGVFSSPLVAAEVLASDHAFVKTRPLSEATALSKTKAKRSAEFLQPYRSRPETCAALARRLVTGALGVKLATARQEREHEKNVLREAKEKRRLANKQREDAWEGIIPEK, from the exons ATGAGCTTGCAAGATAGCCTCTTCTCCGAGGACGTGGAGCACGACGTGACTCTATTTTCAAGGGACAAGAAACGGAAAAG GGTACTCGTCTTTCCACCTGTAAACAACTATCGAAGATATATTATACACCAGCTGGTGCAGGACCGTTTTGCCGATCTGCATACATTCTCAATCGGCCAAGGTTCTGCCAGACGGACAGTCGTGTGTTACAAAAGTGACGTGATAAG GGACCCAAAATTGAATGGTGAACAGTGTACAACAAGTTGTGTAACGAAAGGTACCGGTACGTTGTTCGAGATGGGCGTTGAAGGTCGACGATCGCCCTCCGCATCTCCAGAACGCGTACGAATTCAAAGACAAG TAAAATCAACGCCAACGGTTGAAATCTATAGGCCGCCAGCTGCTAGGAGGGCCAGAAATGAACTTCAAACAAATATGGACCAAGTTCAAATACAAGCAACTGCAGATTCATCTACTGCAAA ATCTTCTCGTCAGAGAAGGCCAGATCGCGCAGTTTATGTACCAAGACATCGTAGAAGTTTGGAAACAGAAGGGAGTCCTCAGCCAGTAGAATCTATTCGTGTGAGTCGTTCAGTTAAGGACAATCTGTCCTCTGCTTCTCATGGCCAATCAAAATCAAGTTTAGATATCAAAGAAACAGATTCTAGTTTACAACAAAGTATAGAATGTGAACAAAAGGAATTAAATACGTGTTTTGATGATAATCAAAGTAATGATGAATCTGAAATTAATATCTGTCTGCAAGAAGATCCAAAGGACCCGACTTCTTCTGTTATTCCAGAAGGACTTACGATGGAAACTAGTAAGAAAATAACAACTAAGCAGTTAGATAATCTAAATGAAGATGTGCCAAATGATACAGACAGTACTACTGCTCCTGAAATTAAATGTGAGACAACTGATACACTTCAGTCAGGAACTATTGAAGAACAAGAAATCTCTAGTAATTCTGGTGAAGATAACAATAACTTAGACTCAGTTGAGACATGTATATATAGTAAAGTTAATATTAATGAAGAAATAGACAGATCTGATAAATGTAATAACGATATTGTTGTAACTAATTCAAATGCAAATAATAAACAACGTACGGAAATTTCAAATAAGGACGAGATAACAAACCAAAAGAACGCGCAAATGATGCGTCGCAATATGGTATCAAACGTGCTGATTATCTCAGATAGTGTACAGGAAGAACCACAACAACCTATTAAGGAAGTTATTCCTATTCCTACAGCACCACCAGAGAAGAAAGTAAAAAAGGTTGTGCGTCAGAAAAGTAAACCTGCACCTCCACCTTCTCCACCAATTAAAAAGATTAATAGGGATGAATGTGACTGGGACAGTTTATTCGACGATAATGGTGATTGTCTAGATCCAACTCTTATCGAGGAG TTAACAGCGGCTGTTGGTAATGTTGTGATAGAACAACCGAAAAGCGATTACAAACCTTACACTAAACACATCGAGGTATCCAGCGACGAATTTGCTCATGTTgttgaaatttacaatttccCATCAGAATTTAAAACCAGCGATTTAGCAGCTGTTTTTAGTCCTTTTAAGAATGGTGGGTTTGAACTAAAGTGGGTAGATGACACACACTGTCTTGGAGTCTTCAGTAGTCCTCTTGTTG CTGCTGAAGTATTGGCTTCGGACCATGCATTTGTTAAAACACGACCCCTGAGCGAGGCCACAGCCTTGAGTAAAACAAAAGCAAAAAGGAGCGCGGAATTTTTACAGCCGTACAGAAGTCGTCCAGAAACTTGCGCGGCATTAGCCAGACGACTGGTTACAGGTGCTTTAGGTGTAAAATTAGCTACTGCTAGGCAAGAACGCGAACATGAGAAAAATGTATTACGTGAGGCTAAAG AAAAACGTAGATTAGCCAACAAACAGCGGGAAGATGCGTGGGAAGGCATTATACCTGAAAAGTAG
- the LOC126923805 gene encoding R3H and coiled-coil domain-containing protein 1 isoform X2 gives MSLQDSLFSEDVEHDVTLFSRDKKRKRVLVFPPVNNYRRYIIHQLVQDRFADLHTFSIGQGSARRTVVCYKSDVIRDPKLNGEQCTTSCVTKGTGTLFEMGVEGRRSPSASPERVRIQRQVKSTPTVEIYRPPAARRARNELQTNMDQVQIQATADSSTAKSSRQRRPDRAVYVPRHRRSLETEGSPQPVESIRVSRSVKDNLSSASHGQSKSSLDIKETDSSLQQSIECEQKELNTCFDDNQSNDESEINICLQEDPKDPTSSVIPEGLTMETSKKITTKQLDNLNEDVPNDTDSTTAPEIKCETTDTLQSGTIEEQEISSNSGEDNNNLDSVETCIYSKVNINEEIDRSDKCNNDIVVTNSNANNKQRTEISNKDEITNQKNAQMMRRNMVSNVLIISDSVQEEPQQPIKEVIPIPTAPPEKKVKKVVRQKSKPAPPPSPPIKKINRDECDWDSLFDDNGDCLDPTLIEELTAAVGNVVIEQPKSDYKPYTKHIEVSSDEFAHVVEIYNFPSEFKTSDLAAVFSPFKNGGFELKWVDDTHCLGVFSSPLLLKYWLRTMHLLKHDP, from the exons ATGAGCTTGCAAGATAGCCTCTTCTCCGAGGACGTGGAGCACGACGTGACTCTATTTTCAAGGGACAAGAAACGGAAAAG GGTACTCGTCTTTCCACCTGTAAACAACTATCGAAGATATATTATACACCAGCTGGTGCAGGACCGTTTTGCCGATCTGCATACATTCTCAATCGGCCAAGGTTCTGCCAGACGGACAGTCGTGTGTTACAAAAGTGACGTGATAAG GGACCCAAAATTGAATGGTGAACAGTGTACAACAAGTTGTGTAACGAAAGGTACCGGTACGTTGTTCGAGATGGGCGTTGAAGGTCGACGATCGCCCTCCGCATCTCCAGAACGCGTACGAATTCAAAGACAAG TAAAATCAACGCCAACGGTTGAAATCTATAGGCCGCCAGCTGCTAGGAGGGCCAGAAATGAACTTCAAACAAATATGGACCAAGTTCAAATACAAGCAACTGCAGATTCATCTACTGCAAA ATCTTCTCGTCAGAGAAGGCCAGATCGCGCAGTTTATGTACCAAGACATCGTAGAAGTTTGGAAACAGAAGGGAGTCCTCAGCCAGTAGAATCTATTCGTGTGAGTCGTTCAGTTAAGGACAATCTGTCCTCTGCTTCTCATGGCCAATCAAAATCAAGTTTAGATATCAAAGAAACAGATTCTAGTTTACAACAAAGTATAGAATGTGAACAAAAGGAATTAAATACGTGTTTTGATGATAATCAAAGTAATGATGAATCTGAAATTAATATCTGTCTGCAAGAAGATCCAAAGGACCCGACTTCTTCTGTTATTCCAGAAGGACTTACGATGGAAACTAGTAAGAAAATAACAACTAAGCAGTTAGATAATCTAAATGAAGATGTGCCAAATGATACAGACAGTACTACTGCTCCTGAAATTAAATGTGAGACAACTGATACACTTCAGTCAGGAACTATTGAAGAACAAGAAATCTCTAGTAATTCTGGTGAAGATAACAATAACTTAGACTCAGTTGAGACATGTATATATAGTAAAGTTAATATTAATGAAGAAATAGACAGATCTGATAAATGTAATAACGATATTGTTGTAACTAATTCAAATGCAAATAATAAACAACGTACGGAAATTTCAAATAAGGACGAGATAACAAACCAAAAGAACGCGCAAATGATGCGTCGCAATATGGTATCAAACGTGCTGATTATCTCAGATAGTGTACAGGAAGAACCACAACAACCTATTAAGGAAGTTATTCCTATTCCTACAGCACCACCAGAGAAGAAAGTAAAAAAGGTTGTGCGTCAGAAAAGTAAACCTGCACCTCCACCTTCTCCACCAATTAAAAAGATTAATAGGGATGAATGTGACTGGGACAGTTTATTCGACGATAATGGTGATTGTCTAGATCCAACTCTTATCGAGGAG TTAACAGCGGCTGTTGGTAATGTTGTGATAGAACAACCGAAAAGCGATTACAAACCTTACACTAAACACATCGAGGTATCCAGCGACGAATTTGCTCATGTTgttgaaatttacaatttccCATCAGAATTTAAAACCAGCGATTTAGCAGCTGTTTTTAGTCCTTTTAAGAATGGTGGGTTTGAACTAAAGTGGGTAGATGACACACACTGTCTTGGAGTCTTCAGTAGTCCTCTT CTGCTGAAGTATTGGCTTCGGACCATGCATTTGTTAAAACACGACCCCTGA
- the LOC126923839 gene encoding polycomb group RING finger protein 3: MVITSAMERRIKLKTLNSHITCKICKGYLIDATTVTECLHTFCKSCLVKHLEEKHTCPTCQIVIHQSHPLQYISFDRTMQDIVYKLVPDLQENEIKREREFYRARGLPCPKDILPNAGDVEEEKATADAHAESDYHRTDEQVNVCLECINTSLKTLKRRFIRCSAQATITHLKKFIAKKVLNGMEKYRDIDILCNDELLGKDHTLKFVYVTRWRFRDPPLRLQYRPRIDI; this comes from the exons atggtGATTACCAGTGCCATGGAGAGGAGAATCAAGTTGAAAACACTGAACAGCCACATAACGTGCAAGATATGCAAGGGTTACTTGATAGATGCCACTACTGTTACCGAGTGTTTACACACATTTTGCAAAAGCTGTCTAGTAAAACATTTAGAAGAGAAACATACCTGTCCAACATGCCAAATTGTCATACATCAGTCGCATCCCCTCCAATATATTAGCTTTGACAGAACTATGCAGGATATTGTCTACAAATTAGTTCCTGATCTTCAAGAGA ATGAAATTAAAAGGGAAAGAGAATTTTATAGAGCAAGAGGTTTACCTTGCCCTAAAGATATCCTACCAAATGCTGGAGATGTTGAGGAAGAAAAGGCAACAGCTGATGCACATGCGGAATCAGACTATCACCGTACTGACGAACAG GTTAACGTATGCTTGGAATGCATAAATACAAGTTTGAAAACTTTGAAACGAAGATTTATTAGGTGCTCTGCCCAAGCAACCATTACACATTTGAAAAAGTTTATTGCCAAGAAAGTGTTAAATGGAATGGAAAAATATCGGGAT ATTGATATATTGTGCAATGATGAATTATTAGGCAAGGACCACACATTGAAATTTGTTTATGTAACAAGATGGAGGTTCCGGGACCCACCTTTAAGGTTACAATATAGACCACGAATAGACATCTAA